The Paenibacillus sp. FSL R7-0204 genome includes a region encoding these proteins:
- a CDS encoding APC family permease: MKTKPLTKSITFMQALALVVGMIIGSGIFLKPGIVLNNAGSPWLSILAWGVGGIITLASALSVAEIAAAIPKSGGLYTYLSELYGGVFGYLLGWVQAVISYPASVAALAIAFATYSGYFLPLNAWQQKLLAVSILGFILLMNVIATKFGGIIQTVATVGKLIPVAGIVGVGLFSDLAPGFGGISTAAAGAGFGAAVLGTLWAYDGWISVTNMAGEIKDPARTLPKVISIGVIFVIAVYVLFNIAVFKALPYDQIVSSPTPGADAAEALFGSGGGAFITAGIIVSVLGALNGYLMTAARVPQAMGERGQLPFSRVLSSIHPKFQTPANALVFQSVLAVVYIFSGTFNTLTDLLVFVLWIFFTMGVFGVFILRRKLPREQGRYRVPLYPFTPILGVAGGLYILASTIISDPLRSLIGIGITLAGLPVYVVMMRKNRV; this comes from the coding sequence ATGAAAACAAAGCCGTTAACGAAAAGCATTACGTTCATGCAAGCGCTGGCCCTGGTGGTCGGGATGATTATCGGATCGGGGATTTTTTTGAAGCCCGGAATTGTATTGAATAATGCGGGCAGCCCGTGGCTCAGTATTCTGGCCTGGGGAGTTGGAGGGATTATTACGCTGGCTTCGGCGCTGAGTGTGGCGGAGATTGCGGCTGCCATTCCGAAGTCGGGTGGCCTATATACTTATTTAAGTGAATTGTACGGCGGAGTGTTCGGTTATCTGCTCGGCTGGGTGCAGGCGGTGATCTCCTATCCGGCTTCAGTGGCGGCGCTGGCGATTGCTTTTGCTACCTATTCCGGTTACTTCCTGCCGCTTAATGCATGGCAGCAGAAGCTGCTTGCCGTGAGTATTCTGGGTTTCATTCTGTTAATGAATGTTATAGCGACGAAGTTCGGCGGGATCATTCAGACGGTGGCTACGGTTGGGAAGCTGATTCCGGTAGCGGGCATTGTGGGCGTCGGGCTGTTTTCGGATCTGGCTCCCGGCTTCGGCGGCATCAGTACAGCGGCTGCGGGTGCAGGCTTCGGGGCTGCGGTGCTCGGCACACTCTGGGCTTATGACGGCTGGATCAGCGTAACCAATATGGCGGGAGAGATCAAAGACCCGGCCAGGACGCTGCCGAAGGTCATTTCGATAGGCGTTATTTTTGTCATCGCCGTGTATGTATTGTTCAACATTGCCGTGTTCAAGGCGTTGCCCTACGACCAGATTGTCTCGTCCCCGACGCCGGGTGCCGATGCGGCAGAGGCGCTGTTCGGGAGCGGCGGCGGAGCTTTCATTACGGCAGGCATTATCGTCTCCGTGCTGGGGGCGCTGAACGGTTATCTCATGACCGCAGCGCGGGTGCCGCAGGCGATGGGGGAGCGGGGTCAGCTTCCGTTCTCCCGGGTGCTGAGCAGCATTCATCCGAAGTTTCAGACACCGGCGAATGCGCTTGTTTTTCAGAGTGTGCTGGCGGTAGTCTACATCTTCTCGGGAACCTTCAATACGCTGACCGATCTGCTGGTGTTCGTGCTTTGGATCTTCTTCACCATGGGCGTGTTCGGTGTATTCATTCTGCGCAGGAAGCTGCCGCGCGAGCAGGGCCGCTACCGTGTGCCGCTCTACCCGTTCACCCCGATTCTCGGCGTAGCAGGAGGTCTCTATATTCTGGCCAGCACGATCATCAGTGATCCGCTGCGCTCGCTTATAGGGATTGGCATCACGCTTGCTGGACTCCCCGTATATGTGGTGATGATGCGGAAGAATCGCGTGTAG
- a CDS encoding Atu2307/SP_0267 family LLM class monooxygenase yields MELGISTFVETTPDVNTGVTLSHAERLREVVEEIVLADQVGLDVYGVGEHHRPDFAASSPAVLMAAAVPLTTRIRLTSAVMILSSADPVRVFQDFATLDGISGGRAEIMVGRGSFTESFPLFGYDLKDYEELFDEKLDLLLKLREPGKVSWSGKHRPAITNLEIYPRPEQNPLPVWIASAGTPESAVRSGTLGLPFALAIIGNVNPSDYAMHVRLYKEAAAKAGHDVSKLPIASHSHGYVAETDELAVEGFFPSTHARTNVRAAEKGLPSYHRADYDAARSFDGALYVGDPDTVARKIIHLYEHVGITRFLLHVPHGSMPHAQVMQAIRLFGTEVAPRVREGIKRLKQV; encoded by the coding sequence GTGGAACTTGGAATAAGCACCTTTGTCGAGACAACACCTGATGTGAATACCGGAGTGACTCTAAGCCATGCGGAGCGGCTGCGCGAAGTGGTGGAGGAGATCGTGCTTGCGGATCAGGTGGGACTGGATGTATACGGCGTGGGTGAGCATCACCGGCCTGATTTTGCAGCTTCATCGCCTGCTGTGCTGATGGCGGCCGCTGTACCGCTGACGACCCGAATCCGCCTGACCAGTGCGGTCATGATTCTGTCCTCAGCCGATCCGGTTCGGGTATTTCAGGATTTCGCAACACTGGACGGAATATCGGGGGGGCGTGCTGAGATCATGGTGGGCCGGGGCTCGTTCACCGAGTCGTTTCCTCTGTTCGGCTATGATCTGAAGGACTATGAAGAGCTGTTTGACGAGAAGCTGGACCTATTGCTCAAGCTGCGGGAGCCCGGTAAGGTGAGCTGGAGCGGCAAGCACCGTCCGGCGATTACGAATCTGGAGATCTATCCGCGCCCGGAGCAGAATCCGCTGCCCGTATGGATTGCGAGTGCGGGAACTCCGGAGTCTGCGGTCCGTTCGGGTACCCTGGGTCTGCCCTTTGCCCTGGCGATTATCGGCAATGTGAACCCTTCCGATTATGCCATGCATGTACGGCTCTATAAGGAGGCAGCAGCCAAGGCGGGGCATGATGTATCCAAGCTTCCAATTGCTTCACACTCACATGGTTATGTTGCGGAGACGGACGAACTTGCGGTAGAGGGTTTCTTCCCGTCAACACATGCACGGACGAATGTCCGGGCGGCAGAGAAAGGGCTGCCTTCGTATCATCGTGCGGATTACGATGCCGCCCGCAGCTTTGACGGTGCTCTATATGTGGGCGACCCAGACACGGTTGCCCGCAAAATCATCCACCTCTACGAGCATGTAGGGATCACCCGCTTCCTGCTGCATGTCCCGCACGGCTCCATGCCGCATGCCCAGGTGATGCAGGCCATCCGCCTCTTCGGGACAGAGGTAGCGCCTAGGGTGCGGGAGGGAATTAAGCGGTTGAAGCAAGTCTAA
- a CDS encoding DUF6138 family protein, translating into MNQIHTLAAEITAAVAEWLQQSEEEKGKAIQEAVNRTSLQAGIHDLLYLQVEQGEFKLSTWISDYGSAEFERPIHPLDPPITRQQAETVLIPLLAEGIGGILQAYADHPLMDYHLEVSLQLADVGILPALHKINERKRGLLLKNIQAYIAKLENHAYPTDPLESFFLARHLVDPLLFPELHSAFVLRIYELVMERNKENPAKLKEHRGNFIRAFTVWVEEEFLPAYYHQVKPKWGAVEYTLKADVDKASIDQEHLELVLQTAIMIIKYEPNYSRQRGLDLLARLQELDYAQAARVIKEGSGTLPVDAIHYKDQQLECQAHDVFSTITIRIKEECAGSYGKGLDYISNLHALGFFRSYQIKLKSSVKQAVDVPGLAKSQTHRFFANALQYEELHPKLEAYARLAMVEFEWYEDTEGEKNCMPGTYAVFGLGLTGPRYYPLVQEYMKVVDSEHQSVQAAFTAAFIHRFGVDEATLPAITACLLACEDGKFTKHGPAFETASNLQALAGILATLEPHEARHIAELVWGSTEKLEKKAKAAKGELTDGFARVRDAVNQK; encoded by the coding sequence ATGAATCAGATTCACACATTGGCGGCGGAGATCACGGCTGCTGTAGCGGAATGGCTGCAGCAGAGTGAGGAGGAGAAGGGGAAGGCGATCCAGGAAGCGGTTAACCGCACCTCGCTGCAGGCCGGTATCCATGACCTCTTGTATTTGCAGGTGGAGCAAGGGGAATTTAAGCTGTCTACCTGGATAAGTGATTATGGCTCAGCGGAATTTGAACGGCCCATCCATCCGCTGGACCCGCCCATTACCCGGCAGCAAGCCGAGACGGTGTTGATTCCGTTGCTGGCGGAGGGGATTGGTGGAATACTGCAAGCCTATGCGGACCATCCCCTGATGGATTATCATCTTGAGGTAAGCCTTCAGCTTGCTGATGTTGGGATTCTTCCGGCTCTGCATAAGATCAATGAGCGCAAACGCGGGCTGCTGCTGAAGAACATCCAAGCGTATATCGCCAAGCTGGAGAATCATGCTTATCCGACCGATCCGCTGGAAAGCTTCTTTTTGGCGCGGCACCTGGTTGATCCGCTGCTGTTCCCGGAGCTTCATTCCGCTTTTGTGTTGCGCATCTATGAGCTGGTGATGGAACGTAATAAGGAAAATCCGGCCAAGCTGAAGGAGCACCGCGGCAACTTTATCCGCGCTTTTACCGTGTGGGTAGAGGAAGAATTCCTGCCGGCCTACTATCATCAGGTCAAGCCCAAGTGGGGAGCGGTAGAATATACGCTTAAAGCAGATGTGGATAAGGCGTCGATCGATCAAGAGCATCTGGAGCTTGTGCTGCAAACGGCCATCATGATCATCAAGTATGAACCGAACTACAGCCGGCAGAGAGGACTCGATCTACTGGCGCGTTTGCAGGAGCTGGATTATGCGCAGGCGGCGCGGGTGATCAAGGAGGGCAGCGGCACGCTTCCCGTCGATGCCATTCACTATAAAGATCAGCAGCTTGAATGCCAGGCGCATGATGTGTTCTCCACGATCACCATTCGCATCAAGGAAGAGTGTGCGGGCAGCTACGGCAAAGGGCTGGATTATATCTCGAACCTGCACGCGCTGGGATTCTTCCGCAGCTACCAAATCAAGCTGAAATCTTCGGTTAAGCAGGCAGTGGACGTTCCCGGTCTGGCCAAATCGCAAACCCACCGTTTTTTTGCCAATGCGTTGCAATACGAGGAACTGCATCCCAAGCTTGAGGCATACGCAAGGCTGGCGATGGTCGAATTTGAGTGGTATGAGGATACCGAAGGAGAGAAAAATTGTATGCCTGGAACCTATGCCGTATTTGGCCTTGGGTTAACGGGCCCGCGCTATTATCCGCTGGTGCAGGAATATATGAAGGTGGTGGACAGCGAGCATCAATCGGTGCAAGCGGCCTTTACTGCGGCTTTTATCCACCGGTTCGGAGTTGACGAAGCCACGCTGCCGGCGATAACGGCTTGTCTGCTTGCCTGCGAGGATGGAAAATTTACCAAGCATGGCCCGGCGTTTGAAACAGCAAGCAATCTGCAAGCGCTCGCCGGGATTCTGGCAACCCTTGAGCCGCACGAGGCCCGGCATATTGCCGAATTGGTCTGGGGAAGCACAGAAAAGCTGGAGAAGAAAGCGAAAGCGGCAAAAGGCGAGCTTACGGATGGCTTCGCACGGGTGCGCGATGCAGTGAATCAAAAGTAA
- a CDS encoding fructose bisphosphate aldolase, translated as MNTEQLDRIHTGQGFIAALDQSGGSTPKALLQYGIKEDRYSGDEEMYTMVHSMRTRIIKSPAFNREHILGAILFENTMDRLIDGQYTADYLWEQKGVVPFLKIDQGLAAPQHGVQLMKPIPALDDLLKRAVSKHIFGTKMRSVIHEANPEGVRQVVEQQFELARQIAAFGLVPIIEPEVDILSKDKQESEQLLKRELAARLSELPDGVKVMLKLSIPTEDNLYSELAADPHVVRIVALSGGYTQAEANEKLARQHGVIASFSRALSQGLSDQQTEEEFNSTLAASIQAIYEASIT; from the coding sequence ATGAATACTGAACAATTGGACCGGATTCACACGGGCCAAGGCTTTATAGCTGCTCTGGATCAGAGCGGAGGAAGCACCCCCAAAGCACTGCTGCAATACGGTATTAAGGAAGACCGTTATTCAGGGGACGAAGAGATGTACACCATGGTTCACAGCATGAGAACACGCATTATTAAGAGTCCCGCCTTTAACCGGGAGCATATTCTAGGTGCAATTCTGTTCGAGAACACGATGGACCGCCTCATAGACGGGCAATATACCGCCGATTACCTGTGGGAGCAGAAGGGCGTCGTGCCTTTTCTCAAAATAGACCAGGGACTGGCCGCTCCTCAGCACGGAGTCCAGCTCATGAAGCCTATCCCCGCCCTCGATGATCTGCTGAAGCGGGCAGTCAGCAAGCATATCTTCGGCACCAAAATGCGCTCCGTGATCCATGAGGCGAACCCTGAGGGTGTCCGGCAAGTCGTGGAGCAGCAGTTCGAGCTGGCCCGGCAGATCGCCGCCTTCGGACTGGTTCCGATTATTGAACCGGAAGTAGATATCCTCAGCAAGGACAAGCAGGAATCAGAGCAATTGCTGAAACGGGAACTGGCAGCCCGATTGTCTGAGCTGCCAGATGGCGTGAAGGTCATGCTCAAGCTGTCGATCCCGACAGAGGATAATTTATACAGTGAGCTCGCCGCAGATCCCCACGTGGTTCGGATCGTAGCCCTCTCAGGAGGGTATACCCAGGCTGAAGCCAACGAGAAGCTGGCCCGCCAGCATGGAGTAATTGCCAGCTTCTCCCGCGCTTTGTCCCAGGGTCTCAGCGATCAGCAGACGGAAGAGGAATTTAACAGTACCCTCGCTGCGTCGATCCAGGCTATCTATGAAGCTTCGATTACTTAA
- a CDS encoding ABC transporter permease: MNRLKHNWRICRSVAAVTYKEWSAYRTHSLVSVIVGPVYFMVQYFIWTAVYGGQATLGGLDLQQMIRYFGATALIGYLIMDFADWNLSMLVRTGKFLTFHLRPVDHRSFALFQKLGHRFLGFVFEFLPCLLIFIFIFGIDMRPASLPWTIVSVLLAFLMNFYVNYTIGLTSFWLVQSGGIRSAFMLVSGIFSGALIPLDFFPHWLQVTQLFLPFQYIAYMPAMVFTGHYSLGGLELSIPEAVGMQGAAVLVMFGCNELVRRRAMKQFTAVGA; encoded by the coding sequence ATGAACCGCCTTAAGCATAACTGGAGGATCTGCCGCTCCGTAGCGGCGGTAACCTATAAGGAGTGGAGTGCCTACCGCACCCACTCCCTGGTGTCCGTAATCGTCGGTCCTGTCTATTTCATGGTGCAATATTTCATCTGGACCGCAGTCTATGGAGGGCAGGCTACACTGGGCGGGCTTGATCTCCAGCAAATGATCCGCTACTTCGGGGCAACGGCGCTGATTGGCTACCTGATCATGGATTTCGCCGACTGGAATCTGTCGATGCTTGTCCGCACCGGCAAGTTTCTGACCTTCCATCTGCGTCCGGTCGATCACCGTTCCTTCGCGCTGTTCCAGAAGCTCGGACACCGCTTCCTCGGCTTCGTGTTTGAATTTCTGCCGTGCCTGCTGATTTTTATCTTTATCTTCGGCATCGATATGCGGCCGGCAAGCCTGCCGTGGACCATAGTGTCCGTGCTGCTCGCTTTTCTGATGAATTTCTATGTCAACTATACGATTGGCCTCACCTCCTTCTGGCTGGTGCAGTCAGGGGGCATACGTAGCGCGTTCATGCTGGTGTCGGGGATTTTCTCAGGTGCGCTCATTCCGCTGGATTTCTTCCCGCACTGGCTGCAGGTGACTCAGTTGTTCCTGCCATTTCAATACATTGCTTATATGCCTGCCATGGTGTTCACCGGCCATTATTCACTCGGCGGCCTGGAGTTATCCATCCCGGAGGCTGTCGGCATGCAGGGAGCGGCTGTGCTGGTAATGTTCGGGTGCAATGAGCTGGTCCGCCGCCGGGCCATGAAGCAATTTACCGCGGTCGGCGCGTGA
- a CDS encoding VOC family protein: MKLSMNWITLRVRNLEASLDFYHRILGLPVERRFESRGKQIVMLGIEGQPKLELIEGSDPPLKPECGVSVGFEVGSLDEAMAELSKEGIPVARGPIAPNPSLRFFYILDPDGFEVQLAEHM, translated from the coding sequence ATGAAGCTTAGTATGAATTGGATTACACTCAGGGTACGCAATCTGGAGGCTTCCCTTGATTTCTATCACCGGATTCTAGGGCTTCCTGTGGAGCGCAGATTCGAGAGCAGAGGGAAGCAGATCGTCATGCTGGGGATAGAGGGGCAGCCCAAGCTTGAGCTCATAGAGGGAAGTGATCCGCCGTTGAAGCCGGAATGCGGAGTGTCTGTAGGGTTCGAGGTCGGGTCGCTGGACGAGGCTATGGCGGAGCTTAGCAAGGAAGGAATCCCGGTAGCCCGCGGCCCCATCGCGCCGAATCCCAGCCTGCGCTTCTTCTATATCCTGGACCCCGATGGCTTCGAGGTGCAGCTTGCAGAGCATATGTAG
- a CDS encoding CbrC family protein → MLKQGANTCQCSGAAAEKFAGSFIQDAEDIKVDDPAKIEELFSRTPGYTSWQGEQWLAACFNACIAANIIQTLGKWKK, encoded by the coding sequence TTGCTCAAGCAGGGCGCTAATACCTGTCAATGCAGCGGAGCTGCCGCCGAGAAATTCGCCGGGAGTTTTATTCAGGACGCGGAAGACATCAAGGTGGATGATCCGGCCAAAATCGAGGAGCTGTTCAGCCGGACGCCCGGCTACACCAGTTGGCAAGGTGAGCAATGGCTGGCTGCCTGTTTCAATGCCTGCATTGCGGCAAACATCATCCAGACATTGGGGAAGTGGAAGAAGTAG
- a CDS encoding insulinase family protein: MSSLIAGEVYSGFQVIRKEYIREIESSVYTLEHQQSGARLLYVQNQDDNKVFSVTFRTPPADSTGVFHILEHSVLCGSDKFPVKEPFVELLKGSMKTFLNAFTFGDKTMYPVASQNDQDFANLMEVYLDSVFQPNIYSQPEIFEQEGWHYELPHSGDELIYKGVVYNEMKGSYSSPVTVLIDRIKKSLYPGTIYRHSSGGDPQYIPALTYEQFLEAHRNYYHPSNSYFYLYGDLNIEARLQFIHEEYLSRYTRKAMDTSIPLQAPVGITQLTAEYPILETETAADKTYLSLNYVIGTSMDRELNLAFAILKSMLMDSNAAPLKQALLESGLGKDVVAFYSDSMVQPMLGIALTHSNPEAKEEFVNLVRATLSRLAADGLDEKLVLAAVNSKEFELREADFSQYPKGLTYNMEVMKAWLYDGLPSTYLEYEAALTAIREQSSGRYFERLIETYLLNSNHCSVVVLQPSQTLAGEKDAAVRSRLASYKASLAPAQLDELVLSTQKLLARQNTPDPAEELEKLPKLTLQDINPIAPAGVPTMEVVLDGIKVLHHEVAAGAIAYIKLYWDTSVLAAQQIPYLELLARVLGQLETEAYSIEELTSEIGISTGGIRFQNEVFGAGKAAEGSYQAKFSARIKVMQGNIGGSLKLLHELLYGSNLDNLSKLQEIVRREASGMEAMLTQKGNEIAASRVLSYFSDRGMYEEQLGGVAYYRFVKELARTIDQQAEGLADTLKEICGLLFNTQNLTLSITGTADSYTEFATHVQELDLSSRAVNSQPLLSAQGQAVNEGFMSASQVQYVVKGYDYKKLGFAYSGKLQVLKKILSLTYLWNTVRVKGGAYGGNLLLRRDGVILFTSYRDPNLLETLEVYDRASQFAGEYSADEGEMERAIIGTLAMLDQPLSPGATGRQADRHYFEQITAEDLQQERNEILSATAGDIRSCASLLEAVTQQNYFCVVGGESKLKSASGAFGSLEELVK, from the coding sequence ATGAGCAGCTTAATAGCAGGTGAGGTCTATTCCGGGTTTCAAGTGATACGCAAGGAGTACATACGGGAAATTGAATCCTCCGTATACACGCTGGAGCATCAGCAGAGTGGCGCACGGCTGCTCTATGTACAGAATCAGGATGACAATAAGGTGTTCAGTGTTACGTTCCGGACTCCGCCTGCGGACAGCACGGGAGTGTTTCACATTCTGGAGCATTCGGTTCTGTGCGGCTCGGACAAATTCCCGGTAAAGGAACCGTTCGTGGAACTGCTGAAGGGCTCGATGAAGACGTTCCTGAACGCTTTTACCTTTGGCGACAAAACGATGTATCCGGTAGCCAGCCAGAATGACCAGGATTTTGCCAATCTGATGGAGGTCTATCTGGACAGCGTCTTTCAACCGAATATTTACAGTCAGCCGGAGATCTTCGAGCAGGAGGGCTGGCATTATGAGCTGCCGCATTCCGGAGATGAGCTGATCTATAAGGGCGTCGTCTACAATGAGATGAAGGGCTCATATTCCTCGCCGGTGACGGTGCTGATTGACCGGATCAAAAAATCGCTCTACCCGGGTACGATCTACCGTCACTCCTCCGGCGGTGATCCGCAGTATATCCCTGCCTTGACCTATGAGCAGTTTCTGGAGGCGCACCGGAATTATTATCACCCGTCGAACAGTTATTTCTATCTCTATGGCGATTTGAATATCGAAGCACGGCTGCAGTTTATCCATGAAGAATATCTCAGCCGCTATACCCGCAAGGCAATGGACACCTCCATTCCGCTACAGGCACCGGTCGGCATTACCCAGCTTACGGCGGAGTATCCCATTCTGGAGACGGAAACGGCTGCAGACAAGACATACTTGAGCTTGAATTATGTAATAGGAACCTCTATGGACCGTGAGCTGAATCTGGCTTTTGCCATTCTGAAAAGCATGCTGATGGACAGCAACGCGGCCCCGCTGAAGCAAGCGCTGCTGGAGAGCGGCCTGGGCAAGGATGTGGTTGCTTTTTATTCAGATAGTATGGTTCAGCCTATGCTGGGTATTGCCTTGACACATTCTAACCCTGAGGCCAAGGAAGAATTCGTGAATCTGGTTAGAGCGACGCTGAGCCGCCTTGCAGCAGACGGACTGGATGAGAAGCTGGTGCTGGCTGCAGTGAACAGCAAGGAATTTGAACTGCGGGAAGCCGATTTCAGCCAATATCCGAAGGGTCTCACCTACAATATGGAAGTCATGAAGGCTTGGCTGTATGACGGCTTGCCGTCCACGTATCTGGAGTACGAAGCGGCACTTACGGCGATCCGTGAACAAAGTTCGGGCCGCTATTTCGAGCGGCTGATTGAGACCTACCTGCTGAACAGTAACCACTGTAGTGTCGTTGTCCTCCAGCCCTCTCAGACTCTTGCGGGGGAAAAGGATGCGGCGGTCCGCAGCCGTCTGGCGTCATACAAAGCGTCTTTGGCCCCGGCCCAGCTGGATGAGCTGGTGCTTAGCACGCAGAAGCTGCTGGCCCGGCAGAACACTCCTGACCCCGCTGAAGAGCTGGAGAAGCTGCCGAAGCTGACCTTGCAGGATATTAACCCTATCGCTCCGGCCGGGGTACCCACAATGGAGGTTGTGCTGGATGGGATTAAGGTGCTGCATCATGAAGTAGCTGCCGGTGCAATCGCCTATATCAAGCTGTATTGGGACACCAGCGTGCTTGCAGCGCAGCAGATTCCTTATCTGGAGCTGCTGGCCAGAGTGCTCGGACAGCTGGAGACGGAAGCCTACAGTATTGAGGAGCTGACCAGTGAGATCGGAATTTCGACCGGGGGTATCCGTTTTCAGAATGAAGTGTTCGGGGCCGGGAAGGCTGCGGAAGGCAGCTATCAGGCCAAATTCAGCGCGCGGATCAAGGTCATGCAGGGCAACATCGGCGGTTCCCTGAAGCTGCTGCACGAGCTGCTCTACGGCAGCAATCTGGATAACCTGTCCAAGCTGCAGGAGATTGTCCGCCGCGAAGCCTCCGGGATGGAGGCGATGCTGACGCAGAAAGGCAATGAGATTGCAGCCAGCCGGGTGCTGTCCTATTTCTCGGATCGGGGGATGTATGAGGAGCAGCTTGGCGGCGTGGCATATTACCGCTTCGTCAAGGAGCTTGCCCGCACCATTGACCAGCAGGCGGAGGGGCTTGCGGATACCTTGAAGGAAATCTGCGGGTTGTTATTCAATACGCAGAATCTGACGCTCTCCATCACCGGTACGGCGGATTCGTATACGGAATTCGCAACACATGTGCAGGAGCTGGACCTGAGCAGCCGGGCGGTGAATTCCCAGCCGCTCTTATCTGCACAGGGGCAGGCGGTCAATGAAGGCTTCATGTCCGCGAGCCAGGTGCAGTATGTAGTCAAAGGCTATGACTACAAGAAGCTGGGCTTCGCCTATTCCGGCAAGCTGCAGGTGCTTAAGAAGATCCTCAGCCTGACCTACCTCTGGAATACGGTCCGGGTCAAGGGCGGTGCGTATGGCGGCAATCTGCTCTTGCGCCGCGACGGGGTAATCCTGTTCACTTCCTACCGTGATCCGAACCTGCTGGAGACGCTGGAGGTCTATGACCGGGCCTCTCAGTTTGCCGGAGAATATTCGGCAGATGAAGGGGAAATGGAGCGGGCGATTATCGGAACCCTGGCCATGCTGGACCAGCCGCTGAGTCCCGGCGCCACAGGCCGTCAGGCGGACCGGCATTATTTCGAGCAGATTACTGCGGAAGATCTTCAGCAGGAGCGTAATGAAATTCTGTCGGCCACTGCCGGGGATATCAGGAGCTGTGCCAGTCTGCTTGAGGCGGTAACGCAGCAGAATTACTTCTGCGTGGTCGGAGGCGAATCCAAGCTGAAGTCGGCTTCCGGTGCCTTTGGCAGTCTGGAGGAGCTGGTGAAATAA
- a CDS encoding DUF4180 domain-containing protein — protein MNITTIEAGGRIIAVVSGNEAVVWDVQSALDLLATVRYETDCDRIVIHKALLNEEFFDLKTRLAGEILQKFINYQVKVAVVGDFSSYTSRSLRDFIYECNQGKDIFFVADEPQAVERLSRV, from the coding sequence ATGAACATAACAACTATAGAAGCTGGCGGCAGAATCATCGCTGTTGTGAGCGGCAACGAGGCCGTGGTGTGGGATGTCCAGAGCGCGCTGGATCTGTTGGCAACGGTTCGATATGAGACGGACTGTGACCGGATTGTAATCCATAAGGCGCTGCTGAACGAGGAGTTCTTCGACCTCAAGACAAGGCTGGCCGGTGAGATTCTCCAGAAGTTCATTAACTATCAGGTAAAGGTAGCGGTAGTGGGTGATTTCAGCAGCTATACCAGCCGCAGTCTGCGTGATTTCATCTATGAATGCAACCAGGGGAAGGATATATTTTTCGTAGCAGATGAGCCGCAGGCGGTTGAGCGATTGAGCCGGGTCTAG
- a CDS encoding serine hydrolase domain-containing protein translates to MLYTPGITDCSPAEVDYDATRIGVLHTHFQQLIDENKIQAASYCISRYGKTFMHGAIGPLSYREERTEPLLPTTVHRIASITKAITSVAIAKLVEDGVLRLDLPVGTFLKPFNVEPFAKIDIYSLLTHTSGLFPDCAGSMIPYHKSYWQLIGEYFDSYRPEDGEPDWITAALSCGVNKKVGEEWQYCSFGFCILGEIIRKVTGIPAEQYIEEQILKPLGMKDTMWEPTPELARRFIVRNEMREKQLNELAQGIQPEVSAADKLWESVSSTGGGLSSTPADLIRFANMLLGMGRLGETRILGRKAVEKLTTRTLYGVPDYCWGNDVKDRSYGIGLDMRKGPAFFYSEGSYFHEGAGACCMVMDPAEQLAAVWFVPFKDDNWYAEALFNVTNIIWSGVI, encoded by the coding sequence ATGCTATACACTCCAGGCATTACCGACTGCTCACCGGCAGAGGTGGATTATGACGCTACAAGAATCGGGGTATTGCATACCCACTTCCAGCAACTGATCGATGAGAACAAGATTCAAGCCGCCTCCTATTGTATCTCCAGATACGGCAAGACGTTCATGCACGGCGCCATCGGCCCCCTTTCCTACCGCGAGGAGCGGACAGAGCCGCTGTTGCCGACTACCGTTCATAGAATTGCTTCAATCACCAAAGCCATTACCTCCGTGGCCATAGCCAAGCTTGTGGAGGATGGCGTGCTCCGGCTGGACCTTCCCGTCGGCACTTTTCTGAAACCGTTTAACGTGGAGCCTTTTGCCAAAATTGATATCTACAGCCTGCTGACCCATACCTCCGGCCTATTCCCCGACTGCGCAGGCAGCATGATTCCCTATCACAAAAGCTATTGGCAGCTCATCGGCGAGTACTTCGACAGCTACAGGCCGGAGGACGGGGAGCCGGACTGGATCACCGCCGCGCTGAGCTGCGGCGTGAATAAGAAGGTAGGCGAGGAATGGCAATACTGCTCCTTCGGCTTCTGTATTCTTGGCGAGATTATCAGGAAGGTGACCGGTATTCCTGCCGAGCAGTACATAGAAGAACAGATTCTGAAGCCGCTCGGCATGAAGGACACGATGTGGGAGCCGACGCCAGAGCTGGCCCGGCGCTTCATTGTCCGCAACGAAATGCGGGAAAAGCAGTTGAATGAACTGGCCCAGGGCATCCAGCCGGAAGTCTCTGCGGCAGATAAGCTGTGGGAGAGCGTGTCCAGCACGGGCGGAGGCCTGTCCTCCACACCGGCTGACCTGATCCGCTTCGCCAACATGCTGCTGGGCATGGGCCGACTGGGCGAGACCCGCATTCTCGGCCGTAAAGCCGTCGAGAAGCTCACCACCCGTACACTCTACGGGGTTCCCGACTACTGCTGGGGCAATGATGTCAAAGACCGGAGCTACGGCATTGGACTGGATATGCGGAAGGGTCCCGCCTTCTTTTACTCCGAGGGCAGTTATTTCCATGAAGGAGCCGGAGCCTGCTGTATGGTGATGGACCCTGCCGAGCAGCTTGCTGCGGTATGGTTCGTGCCGTTCAAGGACGATAACTGGTACGCGGAGGCGCTGTTCAATGTCACCAATATTATCTGGTCAGGCGTGATCTGA